A window of the Brassica napus cultivar Da-Ae chromosome A2, Da-Ae, whole genome shotgun sequence genome harbors these coding sequences:
- the LOC106382905 gene encoding heavy metal-associated isoprenylated plant protein 7, which translates to MGEEEKKQEAPEEKKMEEKKPEEEKKEEGKKVEADEKKGEDSEKKTQEGEATKDAKEDSPLAAPEAPAPPPPPQEIVLKVYMHCEGCARKVRRCLKGFEGVEDVMTDCKAGKVVVKGEKADPLKILARVQRKTHREVVLLSPIPPPSQPPEKKAEEEKPKVEEKKVEPPVVVTVVLKVHMHCEACATEIKKRIMRMKGVESAESDLKASQVTVKGVFEPQKLVEYVYKRTGKHAAVMKIDPPPPPPPEEAAAAAEAEKNEERKGENGGGESKGEEGKDEKAKTDEEKKEGDGSKGEAGENGGGGEEEAKVVEVKKIENPYFYYHYQPPRVAMPPYAYPHSYPPHAYPPQAYPPHAYPPNAYPPHAYPPNAYPPQIFSDENPNACSIM; encoded by the exons atggaggagaagaaaccagaagaggagaaaaaagaagaaggaaagaaaGTGGAGGCTGATGAGAAAAAGGGAGAAGATTCTGAAAAGAAAACTCAAGAAGGAGAAGCTACTAAAGATGCCAAAGAGGATTCTCCTCTGGCGGCACCGGAGGCTCCAGCGCCACCTCCACCGCCGCAAGAGATTGTCCTTAAAGTTTACATGCACTGTGAAGGCTGTGCTAGAAAAGTCCGCCGTTGCCTCAAAGGCTTCGAAG GAGTGGAAGATGTGATGACTGACTGTAAAGCGGGTAAAGTGGTGGTGAAGGGAGAAAAAGCTGACCCATTGAAAATCTTAGCCAGAGTTCAAAGGAAGACCCACCGTGAAGTGGTGCTTCTTTCTCCTATTCCTCCGCCATCTCAGCCGCCGGAGAAGAAAGCAGAGGAGGAGAAGCCCAAAGTGGAAGAGAAGAAAGTGGAG CCTCCCGTAGTAGTTACGGTGGTCCTCAAGGTTCACATGCATTGCGAAGCTTGTGCGACGGAGATCAAGAAACGGATCATGAGAATGAAAG GAGTGGAATCTGCTGAATCCGATTTGAAAGCTTCTCAAGTGACGGTGAAAGGAGTGTTCGAACCGCAAAAGCTCGTAGAATACGTTTACAAGCGTACTGGAAAACATGCTGCAGTTATGAAAATTGACCCACCACCTCCGCCGCCACCTGAGGAAGCTGCTGCCGCCGCGGAAGCAGAGAAGAATgaagaaagaaaaggagaaaatggCGGTGGAGAGTCCAAAGGCGAGGAAGGGAAGGACGAGAAAGCAAAGActgatgaagagaagaaagaaggtgACGGCAGCAAAGGTGAAGCGGGGGAGAATGGCGGTGGTGGGGAGGAAGAGGCAAAAGTTGTGGAGGTGAAGAAGATAGAGAATCCATATTTCTACTATCATTATCAGCCGCCGCGTGTGGCAATGCCGCCTTATGCCTATCCTCATTCCTATCCACCCCATGCATATCCTCCTCAAGCATATCCTCCCCATGCATATCCTCCTAATGCATATCCTCCTCATGCATATCCTCCTAATGCATATCCCCCTCAGATATTCAGCGACGAGAATCCAAACGCATGTTCCATAATGTAA